GCTAGTTTAGCATGTTTGCACCTAGGTACTGCTCCGGCGTACCCGTAAGTTTTATCTTGTATTCTGGCTTGCGTGTTTCCGAACCGGCTGCCGGTTATGAATTTTGCATACCCGACGTGCGGTTTTCTCTCGTGCGCCCCGTCCTCCTATGTCAGCCAAAAAGCACCAAGCTTCTATCCGGGATATAGCCCGCCAGCTCAATCTGTCTACCTCCACCGTGTCGCGCGCGTTGTCCGATCACAAAGACATCAGCGACGCCACCAAGGCGCGGGTGCAGCAGCTGGCGCAGGAGCTCAACTACCGGCCCAACCAGCTGGCCGCCGCCCTGCGCAAGGGCCGCAGCCAAACCATCGGCGTTATCGTGCCGCACATCAAAGGCTACTTTTTCCCGGCCGTGATGAACGGCATCGAGAAGGTGGCCACGCAGGAGGGCTTTAAGGTGATGATGTGCCAGAGCAACGAGGACCTGGGGCGCGAGCAGCAAAACGTAGAGGCCTTGCTCGACGCGCAGGTGGAGGGCATTTTGGTATCGGTATCGGCCACTACGTTCAAGGAAGTTGCCCACTTCGAGCAGGTGCGGCGCCACGGCACGCCGCTGGTCTTCTTCGACCGGGTGCCCGAGCTGGAGCAAAGCATGGCCGTTATCCTCGACGACTTTCAGGGCGCCTACCAGGCCACCACGCACCTCATCGAGCAGGGCTGCACGCGCATTGCCCACCTGGCCGGGCCGCAGCACCTCAACACCAGCCGCAACCGCTTTTTGGGCTACCGCGAGGCGTTGCAGGCCCACGGTTTGCCCTTCGACGAGCAGTGGGTGTTTTCGCTGCCCGCCCTCACGCACGAGGCCGGTCGCCAGGCAATGCAGCACCTGCTGAGCCTCCAGGCCAACTTCGACGGCATCTTCGCCGCCTACGCCATCCCGACGGTAGGCGCTTTGGAGGTGCTGCGCGAGCACGGCCTGCGCGTGCCCCACGACGTGGCCCTCGACTGCTTCAGCAACGAGCCCTTTACGCTGATGACGCAGCCCCGCCTGACGGTGGTCGATCAGCGGGCCGAGCAAATGGGCGAAACCGCCGTGCGCCTGTTTTTGCAGCTGCTGAAGCGCGGCCCCGAGTACACGCCGCCCCACGTAATCCTGAAGCCCGAGCTGATCGTGCGCGAGTCGTCGTTGCCGCGCCCGCAGGAGCAAGTGCTGGCCCGGTTGTAAGCGTGTGGGCCGTTCCCTCGGCTGTCATTGCGAGCCAAGCGAAGCAATCGGGCCTTGGCGGGGCACAACTGTACAGCCAGCGCTGAGCAAAAATGTACTTAGGGCGGTGTAGGGCGCCGTAGCGCGGACTTTGCAGTCCGCGTCCCCGGATAGTAAAATCAATCGTTGCCGGCAGCGCATGTAGCGCGGGCTTCAGCCCGCGTTTGTCAGAACGAAATCGTTGGGGTGAAACCGCGCAGCACCACTCGTTCACGCCAACGCGGGCTGAAGCCCGCGCTACATTTCCCTAGGTCAACGATTAAATTACTATCCGGGAACGCGGACTACAAAGTCCGCGCTACATCGCGCTACTGCCGCGCTAATCCCGGTAGTTAAGCGCCGGCTTGCGGTTGCCGAGCAGGGGCTTGTACTGGTAGCTGTCCACATCTTGCTTGAACTCCTCTTTGGCCTGGCTAAGCAGGGCAGGGTTGGTGAACAGATCGAGGGCCGTCAGGGTCATCGTTTTGGCGGCTACCAACATGCCTTTCGTGCCGATTTCGGTGCCGCCGCACGCCACGGCCTGCCAGCTGTGCGCGGCGGTGCCGGGCACCCACGTGGCGGCCTCCAGGCCCACGGTGGGCACGGCGTAGCTTACATCGCCCACATCGGTGCTGCCGCCGCCCTCGTGCATGGTGTAGGGCCCGATGCCGGCCGCGGCCTCGAGCGGCGGGGCCGGAAACCCGAACGATGCCTGAATTTTGCGCCCGAACTCCTGCTCCTGCGAGGTGTATTGCACGCCGCCCACGCGCTCAAGGTTTTGCTGCAGGGCTTTCGCCAGGGTTTCGTTGAGCAGCAAATCGTGGGTGCCGCCAATGATTTCGTACTCCATGGTGGTGCCGGTGCCCAGTGCGGCACCTTCGGCGGCCTTCACCACGCGGTTGAAAATGGCGGCCACCTCGTCCTTTTTGGGGTGGCGCACATAGTAATACACCTCGGCGTAATCGGGCACCACGTTGGGCGCTTTGCCGCCGCTGGTAATTACGTAGTGAATGCGGGTTTCCTGCGGCACGTGTTCGCGCATCAGATTTACCATGTGGTTCATGGCTTCCACAGCATCGAGGCCGCTGCGGCCGCGCTCGGGCGCCATGGCCGCGTGCGCCGACACTCCCCGGAAGCGAAACTTGGCCGATGAGTTGGCCAGGTAATTATTGAGCATGGTGCGGTTTTCGTTGGCGGGGTGCCAGTGCACCACGGCATCCACGTCCTTAAAAAGCCCGTCGCGCACCATGTATACCTTGCCGCTGCCGCCCTCTTCGGCGGGCGTGCCATACACCCGGATGGTGCCTTTCAGCTTGTGCTGCTGCAGCAATTTCTTCAGCTCGATGCCCGCCGCCACGCTGGCCGCCCCAAACAAGTGGTGCCCGCAGCCGTGGCCCGCGTCGCGGCCCGCCACGGCCTGCTTGGCCGGGGTGGCCTGCTGCGAAAGGCCCGGCAGCGCGTCGAACTCAGCCAAAATGCCAATTACCGGTTCGCCGCTGCCGTAGCTGGCCACAAATGCCGTCGGAATTTCGGCCACGCCGGCCTGCACGCTGAAACCGTTGGCGCGCAGGGTTTTCTGCAGCAGGGCCGAGCTGCGGGTTTCTTTGTAGCCTACCTCGGCAAAATCCCAGATCTGCAGGGCCACTTTGCGGTACTCGGCGTAGCTGCCCTCCAGGTCTTTCAGGGCCTGTTGTTTCAGGGCTTCCACGGGAGTGGTATCGGCCGGGCCCGAGGCCGCGGTGAGCAGCAGCGTGCCCAGCAACAGCGCGGCGGTAGCATTTCGCATGTGGTGCAGGAAGATTAAGAGCTGAAAAAGGAGCAAGCAAAGCGGGCGGCGGCGCTCAAATTAGCGGAAACGCAGCAGCATTCGGCAGCGGCCGCCTGCCGCGCTGCTCCACGGCGCCAGGCACCTAGGGCCAGGAATGGCTGCCATCAGCCGCAAGCCAGCATACCACCTAGGCGCAGAAGAATATGTAGCGCGGAAATCCGTTCCGCGACGCGCTGCAGGCGCGTATGTGGTTCTGCGCTTTATTGCATACGCGCTCAAGGCGCGTCGTGGAACGGATTTCCGCGCTACAAAAGCTCTTGACTAAACCCTGGGCCGGTTGGCCGCTTCGCCCGAAAGTACGTAGGTAAGCGCGTCGCACTGCTGCTTACGGGCAGCAAAACCACACCGCCGTCGATGTCGCTTTATCCTGTTTTGCTGGCTGTGCTGGGCATAGCCATTCTGGGGGTTTCCTGGCTGCCTTCGTTGCTCGCCAAGTATCCGCTTTCGTATCCCGTGCTGTTCATCGCCTTCGGGCTGGGCGTGTATTTGCTGCCCCTCGATTGGCCCGCGGCCGAGCCGCTGCTGCACAAGCCGCTGGTAACGCACTTGTCCGAAATCTGCGTGATTGTGGCCCTTACGGGCACCGGGCTCAAAATCGACCGGCCTTTTTCCGTCCGAACGTGGCGCACGCCCTTGCTGCTGGTGTTGGTGCTGATGATTTTGAGCATCGGGGGGCTTACGGCCGTGGCCTGGGGCGTGGCGGGCCTGAGCGTGGCCTCGGCGCTGCTGCTGGCCGCAGCCCTGGCGCCCACCGACCCCGTGCTGGCCGGCGACGTGCAGGTGGGCGACCCCGGCGAAGGCCGCGAAGACAACGTGCGGTTTTCCCTGACCGGCGAGGCCGGCCTGAACGACGGCCTGGCCTTCCCGTTCGTGTACCTGGCCATTGCCCTGCTGCCCGCGGCCGAGCCGCTTTCCGAGCGGGTGCTGCAGTGGGCCTGGTACGATGTGCTGTACCGCACGGCGGCGGGCATTGGGGTGGGGTGGCTGTCGGGCAAGCTGCTGTCGTACCTGATCTTCAACCTGCCTAAGCAAATCAGCATCAAGCCCAGCGGTTACGGCTTTGTGGCTCTGGCTATTACGCTTACCAGCTACGGCCTTACAGAGCTGCTGCACGGCTACGGTTTCCTGGCTGTGTTTGTGGCGGCCATTACGGTGCGCAGCCGCGAGCGGAAGCACGAGTACCACCGCCAGATGCACGCCTTCACCGACCAGATGGAGCGCGTGCTGATCGTGATTATTCTGGTGTTGTTCGGCGGCAGCCTGGCCAGCGGCCTGCTGAAACCGCTAACCTGGCCGGGCGCGGCCGTGGGGGTGCTGCTGGTGTTGGTAATCAGGCCGTTGGCGGGCTACCTCACGCTGCTCGGCGATAAGCAGGTAAACCGGGCCGAGCGGTGGGTTATTGCCTTCTTCGGCATCCGCGGCATCGGCTCGGTTTTCTACCTGAGCTTTGGCCTGGAGAAAGGCCAGTTCGACCACGCCGAGGAGCTGTGGGCCATTTTGGGTTTCAGTATGTTGCTTTCGATAACCCTGCACGGGGTGCTGGCCACGCCCGTGATGAACTGGCTCGACCGCCGGCACGGCCGCCCCACCGCCGAGGAGCACGAGCAGCAGCTGGAAGAAGCCGAAACCCAGGCCGCCGACTAAATGCCGCGCTGGCTCGGGGCCGCCCCGGCCAGTGCCGCGCACCAAGCGCCGCCCTAGGTGCCGCGGCCCGAAACGGCGGCCGGCACCTAGGACTCACGACAACGGCTCGGGAGCGGCGGTGCCGGCGGGCTTGCTGCCGTCGTGCGGCAGCGGGATAAACGCGTGGTTGTCGGTGGGCGGCAGGGCAATGCGGCCGGCCTGCCAGTCGGCCTTGGCCTGCTCAATCCGCTCGCGCCTCGACGACACGAAGTTCCACCAGATAAACCGCTCGCCTAGGTGTTCGCCGCCCAGCAGCATCAGGGTGCTGGCTTCGCGGGCGCGCACCACGGGGTCCTGGCCCGCCGAAAACACCAGCAGCTGGCCCGCCGTGTAGGTGCGGCCGCTTACCTCCAGGCTGCCTTTGGCCACGTAGGCGCCGCGCTCGGCGTGGCCTTGCGGCAGGCCAAACCGGGCGCCGGGCTGCAGCACCACGTGCAGGTAAAACAACGGCGAGTGCGTGCGCACCGCGTTGTGCAGGCCGTAGGCGTGGCCGGCAATCAGGCGCATCCACACGCCCGTATCCGTAAACACGGGCAGCTCGTGGGGCTGGTAGTTCACGAAGGAGGGCGCGGTTTCCTCGTCGGCAGCGGGCAGGGCTACCCACGTTTGAATCATTTCGAGGTTTCCGCCAGCCAGCGCCGCCGGGTCTTCAAACCGCTCGGAGTGCGCAATGCCGCTGCCGGCCGTCATCCAGTTTACCTCGCCGGGCCTGATGATTTGCTCCACGCCCAGGCTGTCGCGGTGCGTAACCTGCCCGCCAAACAGGTAGCTCACCGTCGAAAGGCCGATGTGCGGGTGCGGCAGCACATCGAGGTTGGGCAGCTGCTCAGGGGCCAGGTTCACGGGCCCCGCGTGGTCCATAAAAATAAACGGCCCCACCATACGGCGCATCCGAAAGGGCAGAATCCGGCGCACGTTGAACCCGGCACTGATAGCGGCCGGGCGGGCATCAATCACTAAATCGAGCATGGCGGCAGGTAGTTTGGGTGCGGCAAAGCCAGCATTTTGGGCTGGGCCGACAGCTTAATCTACAAATACTTACCACACGGCCGGCCACCAACTAGCACCGCACGCCGCCCGGGGCGCAAGCCCTAGGTGCCTGGGGCTAAACCAAAGGTGGCAGCCAACTGCCGGCACTCGGCATGGCGTGGGCAGCTCAGCAGGTGGTCGTTTACCAGGCCGGCAGTTTGCATCAGGTTGTAGCACGTGGCGGGGCCGGTCATCATAAAGCCGCGGCGCTTCAGCTCTTTGCTCAGGGCTTCGCTGGCGGGCGTTGAGAGCGGGGGCGGGTTGGCGGCGGTGCGCTGGTTATCGAGCGGCTGCCCGCCTACAAACCCATAGAAAAACCGCAGCAGCCCTAGGTCGCCGCCGAGCTCCTGGCGCAGTTGCAGCCAGGCCCGGGCGTTTTGCACGGTGGCCTCCAGCTTGCGGCGGTTGCGCAAAATGCGCGGGTTGTGCAGCAGCTCCTCCACGTCGTCGGGCCCGAAGCGGGCCAGGCGCTCGGGCTCGAAATTGGCCAGCAGCTCCCGGAACGCCTCGCGCCGCTTCAGCACCACCGGAAAATCGAAGCCGATCTGGAAGGAGTGGAGCACGAGGTACTCGAACAGGATGCCGGCATCGGCCACGGGTTCGCCCCATTCGTGGTCGTGGAACGCGCGCATTTGCGGATTGAGGTCGGCCCAGGGGCAAGGGTTGGCGGCCATGCGGCAGGGGGTAGGTGCTGGTATTTAACCCCGGCCGCGGCTTTGGGGTTATGCGCCGCGGGCCGCTTTTCGGGCTTGGCGCGGCCCGCTTAACCCGGCCGCCCCAACGAAACAGGCTCAGCTGCTGCGCAGTACCGGGCGCGGCCGGGCAGGGGAACCTATCTTTCGGCAGAAGGCTTATCTTGCCGATATGTCTTACGAAGTAGCCAACCTCTCCCTGGCCGAAGCCACGCAGCTGGAGCCTGTTTTGCACTACGCCATTTGCATCGACGCCGACAACCGCCCCGGCAACCACGTGGGCGACTGGCCGGAAGAAGGCAAGGTGTACCCCGTGCGCCTGGTTACCAGCAAGCTCGAAGGCATGGAGCTGGTGCACGTGCTTGGTTTTCAGGCCGAAGCGCCTTACTACAATGCCTTTGCGCCCCACCGCTTTGCCGTGGTGGCCGAAGTTTTTCTGAACTAACCCCCCGGCGGTAGCGCGCCGGCGGCCACCTAGGCCGCCGGCACCCGCTCCGACGACTCGCGGATGAGAAGCTCGGGCTGCAGCGTAATCTGCCGGCCCGTCGGCTTCTCATCGTTTTCGTTTTGGGCCATCAGCTCCAGCAGCAGGTGCACCGCCGTGCGGCCCATTTCCTCGCAGCGCTGATCGACCGACGTGAGCTGCGGCTCGGTAAGCGACGAAAACAGCTCGTTGCTGAAGCCCGCCAGCGCCACGTTGTTGGGCACGCGCAGGCCGTGCTGCTTTAGCACCTGCATGGCCCCCACCAACGACAAATCATTGGCCGCAAACACGGCATCGAGCTGCGGCGCCTGTTGCAGCAGCTGCTCCATGCCGTCGTGGCCGTCCTGCATCGAGAGGTTCGAGAAGTGCACCAGCGCCTCGTTGTAGGCAATGCCGTGGGCCTGCAGGGCTGCCTGGTAGCCGCGGTAGCGGTTCTGGCAAATGTTCACGTGCTGCGGGCCGCCCAGGTGCGCAATGTGCGTGCAGCCCTGCTCAATCAGGTGCGATACGGCCTGGTAGGCGCCCTGGTAATCGTCGAGCACCACGGCGCTGGCCTCGGGCGTTTCCACCACGCGGTCGAAAAACACCAGCGGAATATTGCGCCGGCGCACCTCGTCGAAGTGGCTGAAGTCGCGCGTGGTCAGCGACACCGATACCAGAATACCATCTACCTGCGCGTTGAGCAGCGTGGCAAGGTTCTTTTTTTCGTGGGCCTCGTTTTCGTTCGACTGGCAGATCATCACGTTGAAGCCGGCCAGGTTGGCAATGGTTTCGATGCCCTTAAGCACCAGGGCGAAGAAGTGCCCATCGATGTGCGGCACCACCACACCTAGGGTATTGCTGCGGCCCTTGCGCAAAGCCGCGGCCAGGTGGTTGGGCTGGTAGTTGAGCTGCTTGGCCAGTTCCCACACCCGCTTTTTGGTAGCGTCGCTGATGGCGGGGTGGTTGTTTAGCACCCGCGAGATGGTGGAAACCGACAGGTTGAGCTGCTTGGCGAGGTCAGAGATGGAAGCGCGACGAGTAGCCACTGGGGAGTGCTAAATAAGAAATGAGCCCGCAAGTTCGGCGAAAACGGGCACTGATGCGGCATGGCTTCGCCGGAGCCAGACTTGCAAGTAACAACAAGTATTACCGGCACCTGGGTTCGGGCTGTGTTACAGAACAATGGCGCCCCTGGCGAAAGCACTTGGCGCGAAGAAGCTGGCAGATGTTTTATGCAAACGTTTGCACAGAATAATTAAGTCGCATACATTTGGCAAGTGAGCTACCGCTCCCGCCCGAGGTATGGGCCGCAAATGCCTCGTTCGGGTGGTGCCCGCACCTACCGACCCTTGTGTCTTTCCCACCCAAAACACATCGTTAGCCTTTAGTCACTGTTACCAATGGGCCGTCAGCGTTACACCTTACAGCTTACCCGCAAGCAACAGGCATACCTAGCCGATTTTGTCAGCTCCGAAACGCTTTCCAAGCAGCAGCGCAACCGCGCCTTGGTGCTGCAGCATTGGTTGGCCAACCACTCGGCCCAGGAGTCGGCCGAAACACTGGGCCTGAGCATCGACCGCGTGTACAGCATGCGCCGGGCCTTTACGCAGCAGGGCTTCCGGGGCTACCTGCACGAGGTGCCGCGCTGCGGCGCCCCCAACAAGCTCACGCCCGAGCTGGAGTTGTTGCTGCGCAAGCTTACGCAGGGGCAAGGCCCCGCCAAAGGCAAGCGCTGGACGCTGGCTTTGCTCGCGCAGCGCATTGTTGAGCTCGGCCATACCGACCGTATTTGCACCCTCACGGTGCACAAGGCCCTGAAGCGCATCCGCACCACGGCGCCCGCGCCGCAGCGCACCGCGCTAAGCCAGGCCGCCTAACTTTCTCCTCGCCAAGCCGCCGATACTGGCTACATCCGTTGCCAGGCTTCCAGCAGGAGGGCAATCAGCGGAATAAGCATGCCCGCACCCACGGTAGCAATGCTAACCCAGGCTGGCAACGTGCGGTCGGCATGTTCGTGGTGGCGCAACCGGTAGCGCTCTACGATAAAGGTATGATGCATGGCACAGGTCGGTTAGCGTGGGATATTATGATAATATAAACATAAAATTTAACTATAAACCGATGTAGCTGGAATTTTCAGCTGGTCGGTACTTCCAGACTACCCCGAAACCCGACGCCCCGCGGCCTGCAATTGCAGGCCGCGGGGCGTCGGGTTTCGGGTCAGCTGCTTCGGCAGGCACCTAGGGCCGCAGCATATGAATGTGTTCGATGCCGTCTTCGAGGTAAATATCGTCGAGCTGCTCGAAGCCAAAGCTGCTGTAGAAGGCCCGCAAGTAGTACTGCGCCCCGATTTTGATGGGTTGCGCACCAAACAGCGCCTCGCATTGGGCAATGGCCTGGCGCATCAGCTCGCGGCCCAGGCCGTAGCGGCGGTACTTCGGGCTGACGACCACGCGCCCAATGCTGGCTTGCTCGTAGGAGCGCCCGGCCTCGAACAAACGGGCATAGGCCGCCAGCTCGCCGGCCGGGGAGTAGCCCAGCAAGTGTAACGCCTGCTGATCCAGTCCATCAATGTCCTGAAAAGCGCAGGTTTGCTCCACCACAAATACCTCGCTGCGCAGCTGCAGCAGGGCATACAATTCGGCTAATGCCAGCTCGGCAAAGGGCTTGGTGCTCCAGGTAAGGGTCATAGCATCGGAATGAGGCCGCAAAGGTAGGCGCCCGGCGGTGGTTTGGTTGCGCCGGGCGCAAGCGGCACTGCATTTACCCCAAGCCCCGGGCCGCCCCGCTACTGCACCAGCAATGGCTGGGTCAGGCGCTGCCCATCGAGGCTAAGCTGGCACACGTACATGCCTGCAGCCAGGCCCGCGGGGCTAAAGCGCAGCGCGTAGTTGCCGGCGGGGCGGGGGGCATCGAGCAGTACGGCTACCTCGCGGCCGGCCATATCGAGCACGGCCAGCCGCACGTGGGCACTGCGGGTAAGCACAAACGGCAGCACGGCGCCCTCGGCGGCCACGGGGTTGGGGTAAGCGCCTTGCAGCTGCGCCCAGGTGGCGGCGTTGCGGCGCGTGCTGGTTACCACCGAGGTGGTCGGCACGGGGTCGTTGGCCTCCACGGCGTTGGTCGAACCTAGGGTGCCGGCCGGGCCGCCCGGCACTTGGTTGGCCACGGTTTGGCCCGTCACGTTTTCAAACTTAAAATAGGCCAGCAAATCGGCCGGGGGCACGGCCACGCCGCTTTGCATATCGAGCAGGATTTCTTCGCTGCGGTCGTCCTTCCACACCATCACCTCGTCGATAAACCCTTCCCAACCCATGTCGTCGGTGTTGTAGCCGATGCCCAGGTTGTTGGCGGTGGGCAACGTCCAGGGGGCTTTGGTGGAGGTGGCTACCTGGGTGCCGTTTACGAACAGGGCGCCGTTGGCGCCGTCCCAGGTGTAGGCCACGTGCGTCCAGGTGCGCAGGGGCACCGCGCCCCCGGCGGCCACGTTGAACAGCTCCAGCTGGCCCAGCGCGTTCACGCCAAACCAGGGCGTGTCGTCGCCGAACTCCATAATGGTGTGGTGGCCTTTGCCCGTGGCGAAACTCGCGCCGGTGTAGTACACCCACGCCTCGAGGCTAAGGGCGCCGTTGGGCACCAGCAACGGCACCGATACTTTCGACGACTTGCTGCTGGTGAAACCCAGAAACTGGCCGCCTTGCTGGGCGAAGCTGCTGAAGGACAGAATTGTACTTAGCAAGCCTATGAAGGTAATGCGCAGAGGTGTTGGCATAGAATGCAGCGTAGGTGGTTGGAATAATCTTTAAACGGGTGCGCGGCAGTTGTGTTTTGTGGTTAAAATATTTAACCGCAGCGCGTTGGCCGCAGGCTTTGCCAGGTGCCGAATGGGCCTGCGAAGCCATCAGGCACGAGCGTTTGCTACCGGCAGTTTGCCACTACGATGCAATAGCATTATTGCGGCAGCAGCTCGGCGGTGCGGCTCGGGGTTGCGAGCTATTGCCCTAGGTGCAGCGAAGCCAGATAAGCCGCCAGCTGGGCGGTGGGCATGCCTTCCAGCGTCAGCAGGGCCTCGTATGGGTCGCCGGGCAGCTGCAGCAGGTGGGCAAAGGCCGGTTCGGTTTTCAGGCCCTGCTGCTTCAGGTGGTGCACGGCTGCGTGCCAGGCCGGGCCGCCGGCCTGCAGCACCGCATGCTCTATCACCAGGTGACGGTAGGCGTGCTGCTGCCGCACGGGCAGCCCCTGGCCAAACACCTCAACGGCAAACCCACCGTACCAAAACCCGCAAACCACCGAAGGCACCCCGCGCACCAGCTTGTGCTTCAGGCGGTAGTGGTGGTGGTGGGCATAGGTTTGCTGAAGCAAGGCCACGAACTGCGGCTGCCCGGGTTGGGGTACTTCGCAAATAATATCCAGGTCGCTGGCGGGTGTGTCGAGGCCCAGCGGCACGGTGCCGGCCATCACGGGCCCGTAGGCCGCCAGCAACTGCCACAAGCCCAGTTGCCGCACCACCGCGTGGGCTTGCTGCTGGCGCGGGTTGCCGGTGGCGAGGTAGCGCAGGTCGTGCCAGTTCATGGGCAGTGCCGATTGGTACAGTGTATGGCGCAGGTGCTACCCGCAGCAGGCAGCGGCAGGCTCCCGGCGCGGCGGCTGCAGTTTTCACCTAGGGCGGGGGCGGGGCTGCTACCAGCCGAAAGCCGCTTAGCGCGCTTTGCCTGCGGCCGAGCGGCAAACTCCGTGAATAAAAGTCAGCTTTTCAACCACCTTCGGCGGAATCACAAAGGGGTACGAATCGGGCAGGCCCATGCTGCGGTTGAGGCTGTTGAGGGCCAGCGTAAGCGGTAGCCATTGCTCCATAATTCGGTCGAAGCTAGCCTCGGTGTAGGGGTCGTGGGTGATTTCGGCGGTAAGGTTATCGTCGGCTTCGGCTACCTGCGGCCGCACCCGTAGGCCAAAGGCCGAGGCGGTTTGCAGCGTGTCGATGATGTGCAGGTAATGGGCCCAGGTTTCGGCCCAGTCTTCCCAGGGGTGCGTGGTGGCGTACGCGCTGATGAACTCCTGCTGCCAGTTGGCGGGCGGGCCCTGGTCGTAGTGTGTTTTCAGGCTGGCGCCGTAATCGGCGCGCTCGTCGCCGAACAGCTTCCGGAAGGGCTCCAGGTTGGGCGTGTTGTCGATGAGGCGGTCGAAGTAATAATGGCCCACCTCGTGCCGAAAGTGGCCCAGCACGGTGCGGTACACCTCGTCCATGTTGCGGCGGGCCATTTCGCGCTCCACGTCGTCGGCCTCGGCAATGTTAATGGTAATCAGGCCGTTGTCGTGCCCGGTCATTACCTTTTCGCCTTTGGGCTTTTGCGCGTCCGAGAGAAAATCGAACGCCAGTCCGGTATCGGCGTTGTCGGTTTTGCTGACCACCGGCAGTTGCAACTGCAACAAGCTGTAAACCAGGCGGTGCTTAGCCCGTTCGAGGGTGCGCCAACGCTCCAGGTGCTCGGGCTCGTCGAGCTTGGGTATGGTTTGGTTGAGCGAGCAGGCTTTGCACAGCGCATCGGGGCTTGCGGCCGGCAACAACCAGTTGCATACGTCGTGGGCGTGGTTGGCGCAGTACTTATAATTGGTGCCCTCGGGCTGGCCGCACTGCTTAAATTGCTGGTGGGGTTGCGGATACAGGGCCACTACTTGCTGCTGCTCCAGCACAAAACCCAGCGGGTTGTGGCACTGCTCGCACTTATCGTTCTCGAAGTATACCACTTGCCCGCAGTGCGTGCATTTGAAAAGCTTCATGCGCTGAGATGGTTAGCAGGGCCGGTGCCGTTTGCCGCGGCCGGCCCCCGTGGGCTGATTACAACGGGGCACCGCGGGCTTGGGTTGGAGCGCTCTGCTGCCCTCGTTCGCGAGCGTGGCAAATACCTAGGGTGTATAAGGAAAATTACATAACATGCCCTAGGTATAAATGACCGCCCGTAAGTACATAACCACCTGCGTACCTAACGTCGGCTTAGGCACCTGCGCAAGCGGATAGGGGTTTTTGAGTAATTGGGTAGGGTTTTCAGGCGAGCTTATAGCAGCGCCTAACCACCAAATAAGCAACCTGCTACGAGCCGATACGTGCTTGCCCGGGCTTGCTGGTCAGCATTAAATCAACAGCCGGTTATTTATAAAATACAACTTAACGGCACCGCAGTCGTAAGCGGAGGTGTGCCAGCCCGGGTGCCCCTGCGGGGGCTGGGCTGCGGCAGTTGCCGTGCGCTGGCTACTTACCCCTACTTATGCAATACAACTCCCTGCTGCAAGCCTACCAGGAGCAGCCCAACGTTTGGGACGAAATGTTTCACACGGAGCAGGTTCGTCCGGAGTACCAGAAATTCGTGGCCGCCATCGAGAACCTGCCCGGCACCGAGATGACGCGCAAAGACGAGCTGGCCAAAAAGCTCTTCATGAGCCAGGGCATCACGTTTACGGTGTACAACAGCGGCGAAGGCATCGAGAAGATTTTCCCCTTCGATATCATTCCGCGCATCATTCAGCACCAGGAATGGCTGCACATCGAGGCCGGCATCAAGCAGCGGCTGCGGGCGCTCAATATCTTTCTGAAGGACATTTACCACGACCAGTTCATCATCAAGGACGGCCTCATTCCGGCTCAGCTGATTTACTCGTGCCCGCAGTTTTTGCGCGAGATGATGAATGTGCAGGTGCCCTACGACATCTACACCCACATTGCGGGCGTGGACTTGATCCGCGACGCCGACGGCCAGTTTTACGTGCTCGAAGACAACTTGCGCACGCCCTCGGGGGTGTCGTACATGCTCGAAAACCGCAGCATTACCTCGCGCATCTTCCCCGATTTGCTGCCCAAAAACAACGTGCAGCCCGTCA
The sequence above is drawn from the Hymenobacter sp. YIM 151858-1 genome and encodes:
- a CDS encoding LacI family DNA-binding transcriptional regulator, which translates into the protein MATRRASISDLAKQLNLSVSTISRVLNNHPAISDATKKRVWELAKQLNYQPNHLAAALRKGRSNTLGVVVPHIDGHFFALVLKGIETIANLAGFNVMICQSNENEAHEKKNLATLLNAQVDGILVSVSLTTRDFSHFDEVRRRNIPLVFFDRVVETPEASAVVLDDYQGAYQAVSHLIEQGCTHIAHLGGPQHVNICQNRYRGYQAALQAHGIAYNEALVHFSNLSMQDGHDGMEQLLQQAPQLDAVFAANDLSLVGAMQVLKQHGLRVPNNVALAGFSNELFSSLTEPQLTSVDQRCEEMGRTAVHLLLELMAQNENDEKPTGRQITLQPELLIRESSERVPAA
- a CDS encoding helix-turn-helix domain-containing protein, producing MGRQRYTLQLTRKQQAYLADFVSSETLSKQQRNRALVLQHWLANHSAQESAETLGLSIDRVYSMRRAFTQQGFRGYLHEVPRCGAPNKLTPELELLLRKLTQGQGPAKGKRWTLALLAQRIVELGHTDRICTLTVHKALKRIRTTAPAPQRTALSQAA
- a CDS encoding GNAT family N-acetyltransferase, coding for MTLTWSTKPFAELALAELYALLQLRSEVFVVEQTCAFQDIDGLDQQALHLLGYSPAGELAAYARLFEAGRSYEQASIGRVVVSPKYRRYGLGRELMRQAIAQCEALFGAQPIKIGAQYYLRAFYSSFGFEQLDDIYLEDGIEHIHMLRP
- a CDS encoding LamG-like jellyroll fold domain-containing protein: MPTPLRITFIGLLSTILSFSSFAQQGGQFLGFTSSKSSKVSVPLLVPNGALSLEAWVYYTGASFATGKGHHTIMEFGDDTPWFGVNALGQLELFNVAAGGAVPLRTWTHVAYTWDGANGALFVNGTQVATSTKAPWTLPTANNLGIGYNTDDMGWEGFIDEVMVWKDDRSEEILLDMQSGVAVPPADLLAYFKFENVTGQTVANQVPGGPAGTLGSTNAVEANDPVPTTSVVTSTRRNAATWAQLQGAYPNPVAAEGAVLPFVLTRSAHVRLAVLDMAGREVAVLLDAPRPAGNYALRFSPAGLAAGMYVCQLSLDGQRLTQPLLVQ
- a CDS encoding DUF4269 domain-containing protein is translated as MNWHDLRYLATGNPRQQQAHAVVRQLGLWQLLAAYGPVMAGTVPLGLDTPASDLDIICEVPQPGQPQFVALLQQTYAHHHHYRLKHKLVRGVPSVVCGFWYGGFAVEVFGQGLPVRQQHAYRHLVIEHAVLQAGGPAWHAAVHHLKQQGLKTEPAFAHLLQLPGDPYEALLTLEGMPTAQLAAYLASLHLGQ
- a CDS encoding zinc-binding metallopeptidase family protein, which codes for MKLFKCTHCGQVVYFENDKCEQCHNPLGFVLEQQQVVALYPQPHQQFKQCGQPEGTNYKYCANHAHDVCNWLLPAASPDALCKACSLNQTIPKLDEPEHLERWRTLERAKHRLVYSLLQLQLPVVSKTDNADTGLAFDFLSDAQKPKGEKVMTGHDNGLITINIAEADDVEREMARRNMDEVYRTVLGHFRHEVGHYYFDRLIDNTPNLEPFRKLFGDERADYGASLKTHYDQGPPANWQQEFISAYATTHPWEDWAETWAHYLHIIDTLQTASAFGLRVRPQVAEADDNLTAEITHDPYTEASFDRIMEQWLPLTLALNSLNRSMGLPDSYPFVIPPKVVEKLTFIHGVCRSAAGKAR